The window GGCGAACGGTTACGTGGTCTTCACCCACGACCTGGACTTCGGCGCTATTCTCGCCGTCACCGGAGCTCATGGACCGAGCGTCATTCAAGTGCGGGCTCAGGATGTGACACCGCAACATCTTGAGGAAATCGTCACCGGCGCGCTGCACCAACATGCGTCCTTGCTGGAGAGCGGGGCCCTGATCACGATCGACCAAGCGCGAGCACGATCCCGCATTCTGCCGCTTCGTCGCTGACGCACTTTCATGATCACCGACATCAACAGCGAAGACCGGCTGGTCCAGCAGACATTCGCCAAGCACCTGGAGAAGGGCTCGGCTGGGAGAGCGTCTACGCCTACAACACGGAAACCTTCGGCCCGCACGGCACGCTGGGGCGGGGGTCTGAGCGCGAGGTGGTGCTGCTGCGAGACCTGCGGGCTGCGCTGGCACGCCTCAACCCGGACCTGCCGGAATGGGCGCGCGAGCAGGCGATCGAGAAGCTCGCGCGCATCGACTTCGCCCGCTCGCTGCTGCAGCACAATCGCGAGTTCTACGGCTTCATCCGCGACGGCGTGCCGGTCGAGTGGCGCGATGCATCCGGCGAGACGCGGCACGCGCGGGCGCAGGTAATCGACTTCCGCAACGCCTCGAACAACCGCTTCCTCGCCGTGCGCGAGCTAAAGATTCAAGGCGTGCGCGTGCCGCACTATAACCGGCGCACCGACCTCGTGTGCTTCATCAACGGCCTGCCGCTGGTGTTCATCGAGCTGAAGGCCGTCTACCGGAACATTCGCGCCGGCTTCGACGACAACCTCACCGACTACATGAGCGAGCACAGCATCGCCCACGCCTTCCATCACAATGCCTTCCTGGTGGTCAGCAACGGCGACCGTGCCCGCTACGGCTCGATCACCAGCAAGTGGGAACACTTCGTCGAGTGGAAGCGCAACGCCGAGACGGACAAGGGACGCGTCGACGCCGAGGCGCTGCTCGACGGGATGCTGGCCAAGGAGCGGCTGCTCGACCTGGTCGAGAACTTCGTTCTCTTCGACGACAGTCGAGCCGGCGGCACGCGCAAGATCGTGGCACGCAATCATCAGGTGTTGGGCGTCAACAACGCGGTCGCCGCCGTGCATCGTCAGGAAGAGTTGAAACGGAAGTTCCCGCCCGACGAACGAGTGATCGAGTTTCGCGTGCCGACGCCGGAGTTGCCCAAGGCCGCTGAGTCGCCGACGCCGGGCGTGACCGATGTCGACCCGATTCATTCGGAGGATACCTGGGAGGACGGGCTACCCTTGATGCAACGGGCGCATCCGGATCTGGGACGACTGGGCGTCTTCTGGCACACGCAGGGCAGCGGCAAGTCATACTCGATGGCGTTCTTCGCCGAGAAGGTGCGCCGTGTCGTGCCCGGCAACTTCACCTTCCTGGTGATGACCGACCGCGAGGATCTCGACGATCAGATCTGGCGCACCTTCATCGGTTGCGGTGTGACCGATGAGAAAACCCCGCGGGCCGGTTCAGGCACGGAGCTGCAACAACTCCTGCGCGGCAACCACCGCTACGTGTTCAGCCTGATCCACAAGTTCAATCAGCCGATCACCTAACCCTACAGCGAACGCGACGATGTCATCGTCATCTCCGACGAGGCGCACCGGACCCAGGCGGGCAAGTTCGCCCGCAACATGCGCCTGGCGCTGCCCAACGCCTCGTTCATCGGCTTCACCGGGACACCGCTGTTCAAGCACGACGAGCTGACCCGGCGCATCTTCGGCGACTACATCTCGCGCTACGACTTCAACCGATCTGTCGAGGATGAGTCCACGGTCAAGCTCGTCTACGAAGACCGCGGCGAGAAGCTGGGGATCGCTCGTCTCGATCTCAACGATCGTATCGCCGAGGCCGTCGAACGAGCCGATCTCGATCCCGATCAGACCGCGCTGCTGGAGAAGCTGCTCGGCAAGGACTACGAGGTCATCACCGCCGACGATCGCCTCGACAAGCTGGCCGATGACTTCGTCGAACACTGCACCACCCGCTGGGAGACCGGGAAGTCGATGCTCGTCTGCATCGACAAGGTCACCTGCGCTAGGACGTTGCAGCGCATCGCCCCGCGCTGGCGGTTCAAGCTGAGCGAGATCAAAGGCGCGATCCCACGGAAGGAAGCGGAGCTGGCGGCGACGGTGAATGACGATGAGCGGGAGCGGTTGAGCAAGGACCTCGACGGCCTGCGCGGTCAAGCGCAGTGGATGGAGAGCACCATCATCGAGATCGTGATCAGCGAGGCCCAGAACGAAGTGCGCGACTTCAGACGCTGGGGCTTCGACATCATCCCGCACCGGGTGGTGATGAAGACCGGCTTCGAGACGCCCGACGGCAAACGCGTGAACGTGGAAGATGCGTTCAAAGACCCGGCTCATCCGTTTCGCATCGCGATTGTATGCGCGATGTGGCTGACCGGCTTTGACGTGGAGTGCCTGGCGACGCTCTACATCGACAAGCCGATGAGGGCTCACAACCTCATGCAGGCCATTGCCCGTGCCAACCGCGTGTTTCCGGGCAAGGACTGCGGCGTCATCGTCGACTACAACGGCATGCTGAAAAGCCTGCGCGAGGCGCTGGCGCAGTATGCGCTCGGCGATGACGAGGGCGGCGGGGGCGGGACCATCGTGACGCCGATCGCCGAGCTGGTTGCGGCCCTGCTGCAGGCGATCGCAGCGGCGGAGAACCATCTCCGAAGTTTGGGGTTCAACCCGACGCGCCTGATCGGCGCAACCGGCTTCGCGCGCATCGAGGCGTTGCGAGATGCCAGGGAGGCGATCTACACCTCCGACGAAGCCAAGCGCCGGTTCGAGATCATGGCGCGCCAGGTGTTCGTGCGCTTCAAAGCGCTGCTGATGGAGCCGAGCGCGTTCGCCTACGCCGAACGACACGACAACATCGAGGCGATTTACAAGAAGCTAGAAGAACGGCGCGACACGGCCGACGTGACCGAAGTGCTCAAGGATCTACACCGGATCGTCAACGAAGCAATCCGGGCACAAGCCCCCGGCGCGGATCACGCCGAGGGGCTGACGGTAGACTTGAGCCGGATCGACTTCGACAAGCTCCGCAAGGAGTTCGCGGGCAAGGTGCGTCGCAAGCACGCGGCGTTGCAGGACATCCGGGACGTGGTCGAGAACAAGCTGGCGCAGATGCTCGCCCGCAACCCGATGCGGATGGACTACTACAAGAAGTACCAAGAGATCATCGCCGACTACAACCGCGAGAAGGATCGCGCCACCGTCGAAGAGACCTTCGCGAAGTTGGTCGAGTTGGCGAGTAGCCTCGATGCCGAGCAGCGGCGCGCCGCGGAGGAGGGCCTCAGCGACGACGAGCTG of the Deltaproteobacteria bacterium genome contains:
- a CDS encoding DUF5615 family PIN-like protein, with amino-acid sequence MKLLIDMNLTPLWAEVFQRHGWEAIHWSAVGDPRAPDRTIMEWARANGYVVFTHDLDFGAILAVTGAHGPSVIQVRAQDVTPQHLEEIVTGALHQHASLLESGALITIDQARARSRILPLRR